The following is a genomic window from Mya arenaria isolate MELC-2E11 chromosome 4, ASM2691426v1.
GTTTTGAGGCAAGCTTTTCATAATGTGATTGTTTGgcagtttttttataatatggtTAGCATGATTGCGAATAGTCCTGTAAGCTTGCCAGTGATTTTTATAGTTTGAGCGTCTGGCCCTTTTGTATGCTCTTCGTCTCTGGCGGAGTAATGTACGAATTTCATTATGAAAccacgggggggggggggttcctGAGTGCGGATCATTATAGACTTTGACGGTATACATAGTTCACAAAATACCATAAGTTGATTGGTAATTTTTTTAGCGTAAATATCAATATTCGTGTGAAAACATGCATTCCAGTCAAAAGATGACATAAGCGTTCTGGGTTTGGCTTAGTCCCCTTGTGAAAATTTCCATACTTTTCGTTTAAATGTTGATccgaccgttttttttttgaatttcaatATGCAAAAAATAGGGCAGTGGTAACGAACTAGCTGGTCCAGAAAAGGTTCACCTACACCACATTTTAGTACAATATCTGGTGATGAAACTAAGAATAAGTCGAGAAGAGATTCCGACGTTTCAGTAAAATGAGTAGCGTCACGGATGACTTGTGACAGATTCAATTGCTGACATAAAGACTCAATATTTTGTCCAgataatgatttattcatatgtGGATGGGAATGGGAATATGATCAATCTGgcccaaaaatgacattttgagatATTGTTACCTTTATGATGCCAAGTATTTCTAGAACAAAAATCCAAAGTTTCAAGACAAAATTCACAAAACCTAAAAAATATAGTACCTTTCAGAACACGGGTGTAgaaattgaaatgaacaaaatgtatggtctaatgtgtttatttagaatgaaatatccaTGTCACATTAATATCATGTCAAGGactatttacatgtaacatataaGTTTTAGCATAGAAACAATAAGCACTCATTGTTTGAttacaaaagttaataaaaagttcaaaactgcatttggttgctatggtaactattgataaagccattttcactcattttatacatgtttaccaaaaaataatgttattcataaagttgtgttttaagtaattgacTTTTTTATAATACCAAgcaattgcagaaataaaatctgaagttgcaagtcaaatattaaaaaacccAATGGATATGGAACATTTTGTAACAGAGGGATTAAACACAATTTGAACTTAATGTTGGCTAAatctgttcttattttgaatgaagaataaaagtcaaaatattaaaatataaaactatgtaTCTTTACTAGAATCACATAAACTGcaaaaggaaaataacaagTATACATCGCTAATGTCCATAGTGATAAAGAAACTTACAACAAAGGTTGAAAATGCTATTACCAATCATTATTGAAAGTCTGCATAACAAAGAATTATATCTTAGTTAAATTATTTACAGTTATTGACTTCTTTATGATACTAAgtattttcagaaattaaaactgaagtttcaagttaaatttcacaaaagttcaaaaaacatatgaaacattttgaaacagcgataaaaaataatttgaacaaaactgttctaattttgaatacaatatccatgtcaagatatttaaatttttaacttATCTTTACTAGTGTTACATAAACTTCAAAACTAAAATAGCAAGTACACATTGCTAATGTCCATAATGACATAGAAATTGGCCACAACGGTCAAGGCAAAAATCTGTTGCTATGGTTACTAATGAAAATGCTAATTCCAATCATATTTGAAGTCTGCCACAAAAAGATGTGTTCCTAATATACAATGCCTTTTAAGTTCTTGGCATCTAAATGATACCAAGTCTGTAAGATATAAAAACCTTAAGTTAAagtcatttttgtacaaagaaatcaaaagataTGGATCATTCTGTTACACATTGAtaaacagtttgaaaacaatgtccATTAAAAATGTTCTTACTTTAAATGCACTATCAACGTCGAAATACTAACTTTACTGTATGTTATAGCTAACACATTAACTAATTCATAGAGACAAAGAGTACACATTGCTcatttatgtacaaaatgacaaaaagaacTATGGAAACAACAGTCTATTGCTATGGTTACATGTGATAATGCcattttttgatcattttttcaCATTTGCCACAAACATTTGATCTACAATCAACATTTCACCAACAAATGAGTAAATGACAATACTTAATTCATTGAGATGTCATTTTCAACTGAAGTAACAATTCTAAAAAATGCATCTTCTTAAATTGTCAAGTCACATTTCGGTAATTAATGCTAAAGGCCTAGCAAGTGATTAAGGAAAAATCTGCACATTCTctttcatttgcaaaaaaacagaGTTGTAGTTTGcaatgattttgtaataaaaaacactTCCACAATGCAATGCAACCAACCAATGATATTAGTAATACCCAAAAAAGCAAATATCCTTTCTCGTGTTTCAAATGGCAGAGATACATATAACTTAATTGCGTTAGTCTTTAGATGTAGAGGATATTTCTCAAGTTGTTCAATACAAAGTTGATTAAACAAGTGTTTTTGTCCAACTAATATAAAGGGACTTTGCAAGCCTATAACAATCTAAGTAAACAATCCCAAtaagttatttttcatttcctCTCATATTCATATCAAACCTACTAATGTGAGTATTTAAAGTCCTAAACACATCGATACTACAAAGCGTTCACATTTTCAACACTATTCATTATTATGATGTCATGTTACAATTAATTACACTTgcttaaaatgccatttatgaCATAAGTATACTTCCTGGCTGGTTTGACAAACATATCTATGCAGCACTACATTTAACCAGTCCACATTAAATTAACACAGAAGGCTATGTTTGCGTTTACTGCCTTTCGGTGTGTCATTTTTGCCAATATCAACTTTGACTTTCCCCATAGTTGGTTTAGGGCATACTGCAGATCTTGATGACTCAGATCTAAAGAATGGACCTATAGAATCGTGAAGGTACCATTGACGTGCAGCATCTAGGCACGGTGCGTGCTTTAGTTCAGGCAAAATACCACATTCTGGATTCATCCTCAAAAGATTAAATTCACTTTCTGATGAATCTACAAACTCTTTGCAAACTACAACTCCTGGTTTCTGTTTTGATACATAGAAATGGTGGTATTTGGTGATATTCTTTAGAGTTTTGAAATACGTATTTAGGAATGATTTCCAACTGTGAAATGTGACTGGCTGCTGAGGGTCATTAACCAGCTGTGGGATGTTGTGGCCAGACTTTGAAGAGGCGGATACTGTGTGGGCAATTTCTTGAAGATTCTCGGCATTACAGCATCGCCACTTGACCTTCCAGATGCCGAAGTGACAGTCAGGAGCAAATTTGGTGTGCCCAGCCAACATAGTGTTTAGTGTTACACTCTCATGCAGTCCTGAAAATTGTAGGAAGATCTGTTTAGTGTAAATAAAACGTATctatattcaaaaaaaaaaaaaaaactaaggaaattattttagctatggtataataaaattttcaagacatataaatcttacaataatggagtgtttacatatatgtttatttagttataacATATCCCTTATATGAAATTACTGCCAACTATGCTTTAACTTCATCCAGTTCagctagtctaaaataatagacgtgttatacgggattcttccaatccctaacgtctaaacgggaatgtgcaaaaaaacggggtgttttaaaaatattgaaattgttttaagtgaagtattttatggttgaaattgatcataaagagatatattcatattttaccatataagtgaaatgttattttgcactaaacaagcatttagtgcattaaaacaagttgtttacctttccaatgaaacgaaagttgactgacacagacaacaattatgcgaaggggaacaactggatacaatcgtaatagctcggcctcctccgacaaagcttcgagatagacctcgttatacaatcgtaacaactcggccatggccgaaatgttccgagcgatttgaaactgtgccctaaagccttgcaggtgcccttcatgtatttatcgttatgttttgacagaatgaaatgaaaaaaagccgtcaaactaataattataagttggatatttatttttttgtgtacgaaacttatataaaataacattatctggtaatatttcttgtttttatgatattttatagacgctatatgctttaacccggaatcctgatcggaacaactacccacttttgatacttaacaatttgtacgtgaaggatttgccatatcaaaaatctaaaaaaaatccgtcaacgtacaattatttggactaccaGTTCAGCATTCTATTAAATTAGAGCACTGCTTGCAGGTATCAATGATGTGATTGATTTCAAAAGACAGCTCAATGCACAATTCcttaaaaaacagacaaacaattattaacagaTTAGAAAACTGACCTGTCATAACACGCCACATGGCATACCAAAGCACAGTGTGGTTCTTGTTTTGGCCAACGGCGTTATCAAAATGAACCTGGAAAATTTAATACaatcttttttcatatttgagcTTTATGCAGTACAATATTACAATGAGGGACACATTTCATAAGCCATAGTTGAAACTAAATATCCAATTGTTATCAAGCATCGAatgtgaaatggaaaaaaaatctaagtAAGAATGTGTTTCATGGTGTAATATATGTTAGGTTTCATCATCTATTATATTCACTATTGATTCTCATAATCTCTTCTTAGTCTAAAATAacagacgtgttatacgggattcttccaatccctaacgtctaaacgggaatgtgcaaaaaacggtcgggggtgttttaaaaatattgaaattgttttaagtgaagtattttatggttgaaattgatcataaagagttatattcatattttaccatgtaagtgaaatgttattttgcactaaacaagcatttagtgcattaaaacaagttgtttacctttccaatgaaacgaaagttgactgacacagacaacaattatgcgaaggggaacaactcgatacaatcgtaatagctcggcctcctccgacaaagcttcgagttagacctcgttatacaatcgtaacgactcggccatggccgaaatgttccgagcgatttaaaactgtgccctaaagccttgcaggtgcccttcatgtatatatcgttatgttttgacagaatgaaatgaaaaaagccgtcaaactcataattataagttagatatttatttattttttgtacgaaactaatataaaataacattatctggtaatctttcttgtttttatgatattttatagacgctttatgctttaacccggaatcctgatcggaacaactacccacttttgatactaaacaatttgtacgtgaaggatttgccatatcaaaaatctaaaaataatacgtcaacgtacaattatttggactaaatcTCTTCTCAGCAATAAGGATGAACTTTGCATAGGCTGTTAGAACCTTTAatccatatttattttatagataATCTTAATGGGTAATCGTTTTGAAGCACTACATACCTCAGCATGTTTTTCACCAACGCCAAAGTGCTGAAAGTAGTGGTGGGCCATGCTCACGACACTGTCGCTTCCTTTCCCTGGAAATTCGGCCTCGTCCACAAGATAAAATGTCTGTTTTcctgttaataaatattaattgttaaagggactttacaccagattggcaccaaaaaatgttttttctgtaatgaatctcaggacaattatttaataaaatgttttactttttgatatcataattgtaaaaaaataccaaaatgttaatGCTCGATCCGAagttgccaaaattgcagtccagtgttgtattcactgtgctacgaaggcttactctaaaccTTTGGAACATTTAAGCTACATACccaacttggtaatatcacataataacatcgacaagccaatcacgcataaaaatgaattatactaggtatacctagtaatctttcttaatggtaaaatacggaaaaactgtgaaaaataaattatttgtaaactatgtggtacttcattTAGTTTTAACTGTCTTATTCTGTTACTCCTTGTTTAATTCCAAGTGACATCTAACCATAAAAATTTACCTGAACCTTCGGCGCACATGCCAAACACTTGACACTTTCGTGGGGTGGCGAAATATATCGGCCCAACTTGTTGTGCATGATGTGGATAGTGAACTTGCTGGGCAAAATCCCATGAGTAGTGGTAGTGCACATCTTGGCTACATGGTTCAGCACCTTtaaagacaataattatagcatttaaaaaaatcaaatagtattGTAATTTATGAAAACAGGTGATCCGACCGCTATTCAGTAACTTTCAAATGATAGTAATATACACTGTATCAGAAAATGTTAGGgtaaataataatcaattgTGGCACAGACAAGTGTACtcagaagaaatattttgatcaatatattaacatataaatcttattttggttttGGAATGGCTCTAACCTTGTGAAAGAATTTCACTGCTATAAACATCTTTGCTTGCAGCAGTTAACTCCTTGTACTGCTCTCTTTGATTTTTTGCAGTGCTTAGATGAGCCTCGTACTCACTTACAAGTTCATTTTTATCTTCATCACTTAGCTGACCCGACTTTCCCAATTTTACACCAaatttttggcatttaaaacaAAGGTCTGTCGTTGGCTTTGCCAAGGCTATGTGAGGGCAAAGTTCATTCCAAATGTTTCGAAATGTTTTAAGACACACTTGTCTATAGCCAGTCTCAACAGCACTTTcctgatatatttcatgaatttcaGAAATGTTAACATCAGATGGCAATAAAAGAACAGTCTGATTTGGGCAATTAGGGAGCCGACCTGGCAATGGCAAAGCATTGTCTGTTGCATAATTTTCAATAAAGGTTTTCAACATGCTTCGGTCTGTAAAGCTAAGGGCGTTAGCTGGGGCCTTGTGCTTATTCCCATGAATTCTGGGCTTTATCCCCTCAGAATCCAGTGATTTTGCCATTCTTTGCAAACTGCAGTAAGATGTTGCATGTGCAAAAACAAATGTGGTTTTACAGATTTTGTGTCCCATAAAATAATACATCTGCGATGGTTTCACACGGGTCTTTTGTGATTTCTTATTGGACAATATGTTGCCAGTGGTAACTCTATGGGCCAGCAAAAGACTCTTAATAACAAGTTCTCTTTCATCATTTGAAAGGTCCATGCAGTCTTGTCTGTAAGCTaacagtttttcaaaatcaactaCTGATGAGCATGGTTTCCCATTATATATTCCTTTACATCCACATGTTTCTGCTcgcagtttgtttacattatgaaTCTCCTTGACATCTTCAGGTCTTGAAGTACCATCATAATCATTTGACAGAGTAAGTACATCATCGTTGAAACTAGTTTCAGAAACATCATGTTCACTATCAGgctcttgttcattgtttatttcacaatcagaattatttataaaacatgataaaattgaCCTTTCATCtgaatcttttatattttgactttgagATGACTGCACAAgttcattgaaataaagattgtCAAGTTTAAGtagttcatttgcaaaatctggatcatcattttgaatatattctaTATCATAAGGTACCATCGAGGCCTGTGACAACGTGAACTGACTCAtagtttatttaacatttaacctTGGCGGTCATTATCGGTTgctaacaacaaaaaatattttccaataggTGTCGCAGAATTCACTTCCGGGTTTTGTCAATCACTTTGATTGCCATGTGAAAGTACTGTCAAATTGCATTATCAAGCTTACAGATTGTGTTATACTGATTAAACATaatcaataaatgattaaataacattttatttgcactTACCACTTGTAATTCCACAATTTGAACCCAGAAACGTTGAAGTTTAACACCGGATGTTCCTCGTGATAACTGGGAAACGGTGTCTCGGTTACTGCGTTGTTTGTCAGAATGTGAACAAATATCGGTTATAAACAACCATTTCATGATCAAGCATATTCTGATCAATGTTcttttgtttccaaaaaataaaataatactgtttttatttcaaaaacgtcTCACATCATCGACCAGAAATGTTTGCACCTTACCGTCATACAAACGTAGTTACCAAAGTCCAAAAGCCGAACAGCTGAACAActctttcggtaaattaaacacACGTTAAAAGGTTATAATCAACTAAACGTCAATAAATAGTGTTGCAGAGGGTTTATTGCTGAAATtgacgtgtttttttatgttgacaacaaATAACTAAGTTTTAAGCTCGAAAATACTATGAAACATCAAGGGGAAAAGAGTGCACGATTTGATTCTCGCTTTTTCTCGTTATTCACGTTAGCGCCACAATGATCAAAATCGTGTTCCCATCCACATATCAAGGTTAAAATCTCCCGTAATGACTATATCTTTTATACCAGTATCAACCGCCATTGACATTGAGTTGGTAATAGATTCCAGAACATATGAAGTGGAATTAGGAGGTCTATAAAAAGTATCAAGCAAAAGACGCTTTGTTTTCATGCGTAATTCAAGCCAAAGACACTCTACATCGTTTACTTCTAGATCACGTCGCTCTAACACAAATATGTCGGATTTAATATAGAATAAGACACCTCCATGGGGGTCAGTTGATCTATCTCTTCTAAAAGGAGTATGGAAGGCAGGAAATATGATCTCAGATGTTTCAATGTTAGGCGTGAGCCATGTTTCAGTAAAGGCTAGGATATCAAAGTTATGTAGGTC
Proteins encoded in this region:
- the LOC128232316 gene encoding uncharacterized protein LOC128232316 translates to MCAEGSGKQTFYLVDEAEFPGKGSDSVVSMAHHYFQHFGVGEKHAEVHFDNAVGQNKNHTVLWYAMWRVMTGLHESVTLNTMLAGHTKFAPDCHFGIWKVKWRCCNAENLQEIAHTVSASSKSGHNIPQLVNDPQQPVTFHSWKSFLNTYFKTLKNITKYHHFYVSKQKPGVVVCKEFVDSSESEFNLLRMNPECGILPELKHAPCLDAARQWYLHDSIGPFFRSESSRSAVCPKPTMGKVKVDIGKNDTPKGSKRKHSLLC